A region from the Eptesicus fuscus isolate TK198812 chromosome 1, DD_ASM_mEF_20220401, whole genome shotgun sequence genome encodes:
- the SLC25A53 gene encoding solute carrier family 25 member 53 encodes MGEPNHSPGKELQHWTQAETPGKKSWHSQAYALGAVSNFMSTFLTFPIYKVVFRQQIHAVTVSEALRQLWHEGPQYFYRGIYPPLLSKTLQGTLLFGTYDSLLCSLSPVGPHSLGHRWAAGLMSGVVEAVALSPFERVQNVLQDGRKQARFPSTFSILKEFNSYGLWGRLSLGYYRGFWPVLLRNSLGSALYFSFKDPIQDGLAKQGLPHWVPAMVSGSVNGTITCLVLYPLIVLVANMQSHIGWQSMPSLWASAQDMWDTRGRKVFLIYRGGSLVILRSSVTWGLTTAIHDFLQRRSHSKKELKD; translated from the coding sequence ATGGGGGAACCGAACCACTCTCCCGGGAAGGAGCTTCAGCACTGGACACAAGCAGAGACTCCTGGAAAGAAAAGCTGGCATTCCCAGGCCTATGCCCTTGGGGCCGTTTCCAATTTTATGTCTACTTTTCTGACCTTCCCTATCTATAAGGTTGTATTCCGGCAACAGATCCATGCTGTGACGGTGTCAGAGGCTCTGCGACAGCTTTGGCATGAAGGCCCCCAATACTTCTACCGGGGAATCTACCCGCCTCTTCTCTCCAAGACGTTGCAAGGGACTCTACTATTTGGGACTTATGATAGCCTGCTGTGCTCTCTCTCCCCTGTTGGGCCACACTCTCTGGGACACCGCTGGGCTGCAGGACTCATGTCTGGTGTGGTGGAGGCTGTGGCACTCAGCCCCTTTGAAAGGGTGCAAAATGTGCTCCAAGATGGTCGCAAGCAAGCTCGCTTCCCTAGCACCTTCAGCATTCTCAAGGAATTCAACTCTTATGGGCTTTGGGGGCGGCTATCGCTGGGGTACTATCGTGGTTTCTGGCCTGTCCTTCTCAGGAACAGCTTGGGGAGTGCTCTGTATTTCTCCTTCAAGGACCCCATCCAGGATGGCTTGGCAAAACAAGGCCTACCTCATTGGGTCCCTGCCATGGTGTCTGGAAGTGTCAATGGAACAATCACCTGCCTAGTTCTCTATCCTCTGATTGTACTAGTTGCCAATATGCAGTCTCATATTGGCTGGCAGAGCATGCCCAGCCTGTGGGCTTCTGCCCAGGACATGTGGGACACTCGGGGCCGAAAGGTGTTCCTGATCTACCGTGGAGGATCCCTCGTCATCCTAAGGTCCAGTGTGACATGGGGCCTCACTACCGCTATCCATGACTTCCTTCAGAGGAGGTCTCATTCCAAGAAAGAGCTGAAAGACTGA
- the ZCCHC18 gene encoding LOW QUALITY PROTEIN: zinc finger CCHC domain-containing protein 18 (The sequence of the model RefSeq protein was modified relative to this genomic sequence to represent the inferred CDS: inserted 6 bases in 4 codons; substituted 1 base at 1 genomic stop codon) codes for MASIITRVGNSRWQNTPLPPWAYSILRFLGRSRRPLRVNMTERNMNLFSGKXVPAQGEETFENWLIQVNGVLPDWNMPEEEKLKRLMKTLRGPAWEAMRLLQTANPSLXMADFLHTMNLVFGESESSITAHGKFFNTLQAQGEKASLYVIRXEVQLQTAIQAGIIAGKDANETRLHQLLLGAEMNGDLRXRLKRLLRIYANDQEHLPXFLKLINMIREEEGWNDNFTKQKRTKRSELIMERAPSPGSVSLYQWWFRV; via the exons ATGGCTAGCATCATTACTCGTGTGGGTAATAGCCGGTGGCAAAACACACCCTTGCCTCCTTGGGCTTATTCCATATTGAGGTTCTTGGGGAGGAGTCGTCGTCCTTTAAGGGTCAACATgacagaaagaaacatgaatTTGTTTTCCGGCA GGGTACCAGCCCAAGGGGAAGAAACCTTTGAAAACTGGCTAATCCAAGTAAATGGGGTCCTGCCAGATTGGAATATGCCTGAGGAGGAGAAGCTCAAGCGCCTGATGAAAACCCTTAGGGGCCCTGCCTGGGAGGCCATGCGTTTGCTTCAGACAGCCAACCCAAGCCT AATGGCAGATTTCTTGCACACAATGAATTTGGTGTTTGGGGAGTCTGAAAGCAGTATCACTGCTCATGGTAAATTTTTTAACACCCTGCAGGCACAAGGGGAGAAAGCCTCCCTTTATGTGATCCG TGAGGTACAGCTCCAGACCGCTATTCAGGCAGGGATCATAGCTGGGAAAGATGCAAACGAGACTCGCCTGCACCAGCTCCTTTTAGGGGCTGAGATGAATGGGGACCTGCGCTAGAGGCTGAAGCGTCTTCTCAGGATATATGCAAATGATCAGGAGCATCTTC AATTCCTGAAGTTAATCAATATGATAAGGGAGGAGGAAGGTTGGAATGACAATTTTACGAAACAGAAGCGGACCAAGAGATCTGAGCTAATCATGGAGAGGGCCCCAAGCCCAGGTTCAGTCTCCTTATACCAGTGGTGGTTCCGGGTATAA